In Myxococcus stipitatus, the following are encoded in one genomic region:
- a CDS encoding DUF1109 domain-containing protein produces MTPECSRVMDSLGDVLPQELSSHVASCEDCQALTGSFDQLQASVSATTMSLEAATQGDEDGQTAASLAVARRFALETLEKQPQASPWWSELLLLGGVHAAAGGVGFALLARDGWTGTLASSGIVAGVALLILAMVGAGAYLGLSPQRRTVPRWAVAAAALGLGAAVVLAGSGQQTRPLLASVLGCVGMELAVTTVPLAVTLVLLCRSAFHPVRALAAGLCASAVGLLLLHLRCAEGSASHLLLGHVLPWWVLGLLAVPLRWLLPTRSYAP; encoded by the coding sequence ATGACCCCCGAGTGTTCACGGGTGATGGACAGCCTGGGCGACGTGCTGCCCCAGGAGCTCTCGTCGCACGTGGCGTCCTGCGAGGACTGCCAGGCGCTGACAGGGAGCTTCGACCAGCTCCAGGCCTCCGTGTCGGCCACGACCATGAGCCTGGAGGCCGCCACCCAGGGCGATGAGGACGGGCAGACGGCCGCGTCACTGGCCGTCGCCCGGCGCTTCGCGCTGGAGACCCTGGAGAAACAGCCCCAGGCGAGCCCCTGGTGGAGCGAGCTCTTGCTCCTCGGGGGGGTCCACGCGGCGGCGGGGGGCGTGGGGTTCGCGCTGCTGGCCCGCGATGGCTGGACTGGCACCCTGGCGTCGTCCGGCATCGTGGCGGGCGTGGCGCTCCTCATCCTCGCGATGGTGGGCGCGGGGGCATACCTGGGGCTTTCGCCCCAACGCAGGACGGTGCCCAGGTGGGCCGTCGCCGCCGCGGCCCTGGGGCTGGGGGCCGCCGTGGTGCTCGCGGGCTCGGGGCAACAGACGCGGCCCCTGCTGGCGAGTGTGCTCGGCTGCGTGGGCATGGAGCTGGCCGTGACGACGGTGCCCCTGGCCGTCACCCTGGTGCTGCTGTGCCGCTCCGCCTTCCACCCCGTGCGCGCGCTGGCCGCAGGCCTTTGCGCCAGCGCCGTGGGCCTGCTCCTGTTGCACCTGCGCTGCGCCGAGGGCTCGGCGTCCCACCTGCTCCTGGGACATGTCCTGCCCTGGTGGGTGCTCGGACTCCTCGCGGTGCCGCTGCGCTGGCTGCTGCCCACCCGCAGCTACGCGCCCTGA
- a CDS encoding RNA polymerase sigma factor — translation MARFCEGHAPAFDALFQRHSRQVRGYLTRLTGSMASAEDLVQLTFMSLVRSRGRFLPGARFKPWLYAIATNAARDFQRRGRRGEELTSEGELPVSIADDSPGPRDAGLERAVRQALDMLPEGQRIPILLHRFEGMGFAEIADTLGLTESAVKVRAHRGYARLRELLATLHTETME, via the coding sequence ATGGCGCGGTTCTGCGAAGGACATGCTCCGGCGTTCGATGCGCTCTTCCAGCGCCACTCGCGCCAGGTGCGTGGGTACCTCACCCGCCTGACGGGCAGCATGGCCTCGGCCGAGGACCTGGTACAGCTCACCTTCATGTCGCTGGTGCGCTCGCGCGGCCGGTTCCTTCCGGGCGCGCGCTTCAAGCCGTGGCTGTACGCCATCGCCACCAACGCGGCGCGGGACTTCCAGCGCCGGGGCCGCCGAGGTGAGGAGCTGACGAGCGAGGGCGAGCTGCCGGTGAGCATCGCCGACGACAGCCCCGGCCCCCGCGACGCGGGACTGGAGCGCGCCGTGCGTCAGGCGCTGGACATGCTTCCAGAGGGTCAGCGCATCCCCATCCTCCTGCACCGCTTCGAGGGCATGGGCTTCGCGGAGATTGCCGACACGCTGGGGTTGACTGAGAGCGCCGTGAAGGTGCGCGCCCACCGGGGCTATGCGCGCCTGCGCGAGCTGCTGGCCACCTTGCATACGGAGACGATGGAATGA
- a CDS encoding acyl-CoA desaturase: MQTPSPAAALPVDDERLNWFSSIPFFGVHLMCLFVFFVGVRPVDIAVCVGLYIVRMWGITAGFHRYFSHRAFKTGRIFQFILALVGSTSTQKGVLWWAANHRHHHRYSDQEEDIHSPVQKGFWFSHVGWILCDKYGQTRMEAIKDFARFPELVWLNRFHLVPPVVLAVALYFIGGFSMLVWGFFVSTTLLWHGTFTINSLSHIFGKRRYKTTDTSRNNWLLALITLGEGWHNNHHYHQNTANQGWFWWEVDFSYYSLKVLSWFKVVEGLRLPSDSVKYAHLKYSPEDRAALARPTRFFGAGGARAQLVAAKAAAEDKVREALAAAAEHLPSSAPTPQPLLKQ, encoded by the coding sequence TTGCAGACACCCTCTCCTGCTGCTGCCCTGCCCGTGGACGACGAGCGCCTGAACTGGTTCTCGTCCATTCCGTTCTTCGGCGTCCACTTGATGTGCCTCTTCGTCTTCTTCGTGGGGGTGAGGCCCGTCGACATCGCGGTGTGTGTGGGGCTGTACATCGTCCGCATGTGGGGCATCACCGCGGGCTTCCACCGCTACTTCTCCCACCGGGCCTTCAAGACGGGGCGCATCTTCCAGTTCATCCTCGCGCTGGTGGGCAGCACCTCCACCCAGAAGGGCGTGCTGTGGTGGGCGGCCAATCACCGCCACCACCACCGGTACTCGGACCAGGAGGAGGACATCCACTCGCCCGTGCAGAAGGGCTTCTGGTTCAGCCACGTGGGGTGGATTCTCTGCGACAAGTACGGGCAGACGCGCATGGAGGCCATCAAGGACTTCGCGCGCTTCCCGGAGCTGGTGTGGCTCAACCGCTTCCACCTGGTGCCGCCCGTGGTGCTCGCCGTGGCGCTCTACTTCATCGGCGGGTTCTCCATGCTGGTGTGGGGCTTCTTCGTCAGCACCACCCTCTTGTGGCACGGCACCTTCACCATCAACTCGCTCAGCCACATCTTCGGCAAGCGCCGCTACAAGACGACGGACACCAGCCGCAACAACTGGCTCCTGGCGCTCATCACCCTGGGCGAGGGCTGGCACAACAACCACCACTACCACCAGAACACCGCCAACCAGGGTTGGTTCTGGTGGGAGGTGGACTTCAGCTACTACTCGCTGAAGGTCCTCTCCTGGTTCAAGGTGGTGGAGGGGCTGCGGCTTCCCTCGGACTCGGTGAAGTACGCGCACCTGAAGTACTCCCCCGAGGACCGCGCCGCCCTGGCCCGGCCCACGCGCTTCTTCGGCGCGGGAGGCGCCCGCGCGCAGCTGGTCGCCGCCAAGGCCGCCGCCGAGGACAAGGTCCGCGAGGCCCTGGCCGCCGCCGCGGAGCACCTCCCCTCCTCGGCACCTACACCGCAGCCGCTGCTCAAGCAGTAG
- a CDS encoding TPR end-of-group domain-containing protein, with translation MFRFRLGSIPVEVHPSHLLVSGLLAYSSMHAAQNGWPFRQVEGAPALGQASAVVVYVLSWMFIVFVSVLIHELGHALASRLFGYRPSIALVWLGGHTLPTDAPGPLPWKRDLLITAAGPFFGLMLGIASLVGLVFLKSLSPALDFFLQTFAYANFIWAIFNLLPVLPLDGGRLANTLSTRMFGPRRGLIASQGLALLVCVGVLVFALRTGWLFAAIFFAMYGIQAFRMLTEALNSNAPAGGGSPLENPLVAKLREAKIALDSGRLDDARRLGGIVLEGGEVLTAELSSHAHHLLGWVALKEGHGRQALDHFSQVQGRQVEPHAVAAAFSLVGDDARALDWWKQAWQMSSDRTVMHEYAGTLIRLGRTEEAMKLPSVEAAAAFSCAERVLFIRGVYSEAAAVGEAALQYAPSASIAYDAACAYARARNVPDAVRMLRRASELGFKDKAYAASDSDLSALHGQPAFEEWLTELEQSAAS, from the coding sequence ATGTTCCGCTTTCGTCTCGGGAGCATTCCCGTCGAAGTCCACCCCAGTCACCTGCTGGTCTCCGGCCTGCTTGCCTATAGCTCCATGCACGCCGCGCAGAACGGCTGGCCCTTCCGCCAGGTGGAGGGGGCCCCCGCGCTGGGTCAGGCCAGCGCCGTGGTCGTCTATGTCCTGTCGTGGATGTTCATCGTCTTCGTGTCGGTGCTCATCCACGAGCTGGGCCACGCCCTGGCCAGCCGCCTGTTCGGCTACCGGCCCAGCATCGCGCTCGTCTGGTTGGGGGGCCACACACTCCCGACCGATGCCCCAGGCCCGCTTCCCTGGAAGCGGGACCTGCTCATCACCGCGGCGGGCCCGTTCTTCGGCCTGATGCTGGGCATCGCGAGCCTGGTGGGGTTGGTGTTCCTGAAGTCGCTCAGCCCCGCGCTCGACTTCTTCCTCCAGACGTTCGCGTACGCGAACTTCATCTGGGCCATCTTCAACCTGCTGCCAGTGCTCCCGCTGGACGGCGGGCGGCTGGCCAACACCCTGTCCACGCGCATGTTCGGTCCCCGCCGGGGGCTCATCGCGTCGCAGGGCCTGGCACTCCTGGTGTGCGTGGGCGTGCTCGTCTTCGCGCTGCGCACCGGGTGGCTGTTCGCCGCCATCTTCTTCGCCATGTACGGCATCCAGGCCTTCCGCATGCTGACGGAGGCGCTCAACTCCAACGCCCCCGCGGGCGGCGGCAGCCCCCTGGAGAACCCGCTGGTGGCGAAGCTGCGCGAGGCCAAGATTGCCCTCGACTCGGGGCGGCTGGATGACGCGCGCCGGCTGGGCGGCATCGTGCTGGAGGGCGGAGAGGTGCTCACGGCGGAGCTGTCCAGCCACGCGCACCACCTGCTTGGCTGGGTGGCGCTGAAGGAGGGACATGGCCGCCAGGCGCTGGACCACTTCTCCCAGGTGCAGGGGCGCCAGGTGGAGCCCCACGCGGTGGCCGCGGCGTTCTCACTGGTGGGCGACGACGCGCGCGCGCTCGATTGGTGGAAGCAGGCGTGGCAGATGTCGTCGGACCGGACGGTGATGCACGAGTACGCCGGGACGCTGATTCGTCTGGGCCGCACCGAGGAGGCGATGAAGCTGCCGAGCGTGGAGGCGGCCGCCGCGTTCAGCTGCGCCGAGCGCGTGCTGTTCATCCGCGGCGTCTACTCGGAGGCGGCCGCGGTGGGCGAGGCGGCGCTCCAGTATGCGCCGAGCGCGAGCATCGCCTACGACGCCGCGTGTGCTTATGCCCGCGCGCGCAACGTTCCTGACGCGGTGCGAATGCTGCGCCGTGCCAGCGAGCTGGGGTTCAAGGACAAGGCGTATGCCGCCTCGGACTCGGACCTGTCGGCGCTGCACGGACAGCCCGCCTTCGAGGAGTGGCTGACGGAGCTGGAGCAATCCGCGGCCTCCTGA